A single genomic interval of Mycobacteriales bacterium harbors:
- a CDS encoding type II toxin-antitoxin system PemK/MazF family toxin, giving the protein MVIQRGRIFWVDLGESTGSTPAKRRPVVVVSADAFNRSRLRTVLAATLTSNTGVAAHPGNVFLPATATGLAQDSAVNVTQIVTLDRGTLEGQEPAGEVPGYLMTDLDAGLRLVMDL; this is encoded by the coding sequence GTGGTGATCCAGCGGGGTCGGATCTTCTGGGTCGACCTCGGCGAGAGCACCGGCAGCACACCGGCCAAGCGGCGGCCTGTCGTCGTGGTGTCAGCGGATGCGTTCAACCGCAGCAGGTTGCGCACGGTGCTTGCCGCGACCCTCACGTCCAACACGGGCGTGGCCGCGCACCCCGGCAACGTCTTCCTGCCAGCCACCGCGACCGGCCTCGCACAGGACTCGGCGGTCAACGTCACCCAGATCGTGACCCTCGACCGCGGCACGTTGGAAGGCCAAGAACCCGCGGGGGAGGTGCCGGGCTACCTCATGACCGACCTGGACGCGGGGCTGCGCCTCGTGATGGACCTGTAG
- a CDS encoding ribbon-helix-helix protein, CopG family encodes MKAAISVPDPTFEAASRRARELGMSRSEFFSRAAAHYLTELDAASLTARIDAALEVAADEETETAVVHASRRALLAADEEW; translated from the coding sequence ATGAAGGCCGCCATCTCCGTCCCGGATCCGACGTTCGAGGCGGCTAGTCGTCGTGCGCGAGAACTGGGGATGAGCAGGTCGGAGTTCTTCTCGCGTGCTGCTGCGCACTACCTGACCGAGCTCGATGCGGCCTCCCTGACCGCGCGCATCGACGCCGCACTGGAGGTCGCCGCGGACGAGGAGACCGAGACGGCGGTCGTGCACGCGAGCCGTCGGGCACTTCTTGCCGCCGACGAGGAGTGGTGA
- a CDS encoding metallophosphoesterase, whose translation MTETDRLLAPFSQPVPLPEPQRWLGLIGDLHGETEWALLVLPALSRSGVRTVLALGDVGVWPGPDGSAYLDALEREAQRNKQLFLMLEGNHDDAEARGVPARSARGGQAPPARLAPAAGPALHLARRVFAVPGGATSLDARERRPHASWWPQEALRPHQVQRLADGGPLDVLLTHDAPAGARVPGLSTNWPEDALRHATQHQQRVREAVDAVEPALLVHGHLHVRYQDTLDLPTGRQTLVVGLAPDHTHYDDNVVVLDLPQLAQILLQPADQRTAALIRPTRLPPTAGRPDLLD comes from the coding sequence ATGACCGAGACCGACCGGCTGCTCGCGCCCTTCAGCCAACCGGTGCCGCTGCCCGAGCCGCAGCGGTGGCTAGGGCTGATCGGCGACCTGCACGGCGAGACGGAGTGGGCGCTGCTGGTCCTGCCCGCGCTCAGCCGCAGCGGGGTGCGAACGGTGCTCGCGCTCGGTGACGTCGGGGTGTGGCCCGGCCCGGATGGGTCGGCCTACCTGGACGCGCTCGAGCGCGAGGCCCAGCGCAACAAGCAGCTCTTCCTGATGCTCGAGGGCAACCACGACGACGCCGAAGCTCGAGGCGTGCCCGCGCGATCAGCACGGGGTGGGCAGGCTCCGCCCGCACGTCTGGCACCTGCCGCGGGCCCTGCGCTTCACCTGGCACGGCGTGTCTTCGCCGTACCTGGCGGCGCCACCAGCCTCGACGCAAGGGAACGGCGGCCACACGCCTCCTGGTGGCCACAGGAGGCCCTGCGACCTCATCAGGTGCAGCGGCTGGCCGACGGCGGGCCGCTGGACGTGCTGCTCACCCACGACGCCCCGGCCGGTGCGCGTGTACCGGGCCTCAGCACGAACTGGCCTGAGGACGCGCTACGCCACGCCACGCAACACCAACAGCGGGTGCGGGAGGCGGTCGACGCGGTCGAGCCGGCGCTCCTCGTCCACGGGCACCTGCACGTCCGCTATCAGGACACGCTGGACCTACCGACCGGCCGGCAGACGTTGGTCGTCGGACTCGCGCCCGACCACACCCACTACGACGACAACGTCGTGGTCCTGGACCTGCCCCAGCTCGCCCAAATCCTCTTGCAGCCAGCCGATCAACGAACCGCTGCTCTCATCCGACCGACCCGGCTCCCTCCGACGGCAGGTCGCCCGGACCTCCTGGACTAG
- a CDS encoding metallophosphoesterase, with translation MLGPDFDERMTPWRELTAPRVGEAARERAQQQVLELTAGQDPLREPGGNPVLLVGDVHGNAHHMVALIERAADAGISLLIQLGDTFGTHPDTAQGAMELVSAACTRHEVDFVWLHGNHDRHPDVPLWPVQQSSGLQPVRPRVWHLPRGHTWTWHGVRWTAIGGAVSVDAAMRTFGTNVWFEEEISDSEADKIITDVLARHGGTDVLLTHDRPAWVEQALGLTPGGWWQHAPGFWAEDDFHRSQAHQQRLDRIVTALRPRLHLHGHLHRRYTLVSDDTPYRQRCRVEGLAHEGLGNANTLVLPCSPDLDALLSEPFVRGDAR, from the coding sequence GTGCTCGGTCCTGACTTCGACGAGCGCATGACGCCCTGGCGCGAACTGACTGCGCCACGGGTGGGCGAGGCGGCGCGCGAGCGAGCGCAGCAGCAGGTGCTGGAGCTGACCGCCGGCCAGGATCCGTTGCGGGAGCCGGGCGGCAACCCGGTGCTGCTGGTCGGCGACGTCCACGGCAACGCGCACCACATGGTTGCCCTCATCGAGCGCGCCGCGGACGCGGGCATCAGTCTGCTGATCCAGCTGGGCGACACCTTCGGGACCCATCCCGACACCGCGCAGGGCGCGATGGAACTGGTCTCGGCCGCGTGTACCCGGCACGAGGTCGACTTCGTCTGGCTGCACGGCAACCATGACCGGCACCCAGACGTGCCGCTGTGGCCAGTCCAGCAGTCGAGTGGCCTACAGCCTGTCCGGCCGCGGGTGTGGCACCTGCCGCGCGGACACACCTGGACCTGGCACGGCGTGCGCTGGACCGCGATCGGCGGGGCCGTCTCCGTCGACGCCGCCATGCGAACGTTCGGTACCAACGTCTGGTTCGAGGAAGAGATCAGCGACAGCGAGGCGGACAAGATCATCACCGACGTCCTCGCCAGGCACGGCGGGACCGATGTCCTGCTCACCCACGACCGACCGGCCTGGGTTGAGCAGGCGCTCGGCCTGACACCGGGCGGCTGGTGGCAGCACGCCCCCGGGTTCTGGGCCGAGGATGACTTCCACCGCTCACAGGCGCACCAGCAGCGGCTCGACCGGATCGTCACCGCCCTGCGTCCCCGGCTGCACCTGCACGGCCATCTGCACCGTCGCTACACGCTGGTCAGCGACGACACCCCCTACCGGCAGCGCTGCCGGGTCGAGGGTCTTGCACACGAGGGTCTTGGCAACGCCAACACCCTCGTACTGCCGTGCAGCCCTGACCTGGACGCCCTGCTCTCCGAGCCGTTCGTGCGGGGCGACGCCAGATGA